A single Lolium perenne isolate Kyuss_39 chromosome 6, Kyuss_2.0, whole genome shotgun sequence DNA region contains:
- the LOC127340148 gene encoding uncharacterized protein: MTKPLSTYPLPHSFQSLHYATPDYSLQHLLQLPILLPLDTTKAGMKLPTRRLRGALLACATAAVLLAAALAAVTLAVYRVREPVMTMNAIALKDLDAASWAARRLTMVVDVSVTNPNAASLRYRPSETRVYYRSRRVGEAVGPPGMAHARGTVRLNVTVGVSVGALLDDPGFLADVSAGAVEVATSTRVRGRVAALGGFVVRRCVLLEMNCTATVAVADMSIRTQSCLQRVWL, from the coding sequence ATGACCAAACCACTCTCTACTTACCCGTTACCGCACTCCTTTCAATCTCTACACTATGCTACACCTGACTACTCTCTCCAACATCTCCTTCAACTACCCATCCTTCTCCCCTTGGACACCACCAAAGCCGGCATGAAACTCCCGACCAGGCGCCTCCGCGGCGCGCTGCTCGCGTGTGCCACCGCCGCCGTGCTCTTGGCCGCGGCCCTGGCCGCCGTGACGCTGGCCGTGTACCGCGTCCGCGAGCCCGTGATGACGATGAACGCCATCGCCCTCAAGGACCTGGACGCGGCGTCGTGGGCGGCGCGGCGGCTGACCATGGTGGTGGACGTGTCGGTGACGAACCCGAACGCGGCGTCGCTGCGGTACCGGCCTAGCGAGACGCGGGTGTACTACCGGTCGCGGCGGGTCGGCGAGGCCGTCGGGCCACCAGGCATGGCGCACGCGCGTGGCACGGTGCGGCTGAACGTCACCGTCGGCGTGTCCGTCGGCGCGCTGCTGGACGACCCGGGGTTCCTGGCCGACGTCTCGGCCGGAGCGGTGGAGGTGGCCACGTCCACGCGGGTGCGCGGCCGCGTCGCCGCGCTAGGCGGCTTCGTCGTGCGCCGGTGTGTCCTGCTCGAGATGAACTGCACCGCCACCGTCGCCGTCGCGGACATGTCCATCCGGACCCAGAGCTGCCTGCAACGCGTCTGGCTGTGA